A genomic stretch from Setaria italica strain Yugu1 chromosome VII, Setaria_italica_v2.0, whole genome shotgun sequence includes:
- the LOC101754420 gene encoding S-locus-specific glycoprotein S6-like has product MEATCSYLLLLSFFLLLPPRAFAAGAVADTFSKGRNITDNETLVSADGAFTMGFFSPGVSTKRYLGIWFSVSIDAVCWVANRGRPVNDNSGVLMVSDAGSLLLLDSSGQIVWSSNSTSNSPVEAQLINSGDLVLRNRGSTTMLWHSFDYPSNVLLSGMKVGNDFWSGAEWHLTSWRSADDPSLGAYRRVLDTTGGLPDNVVWQGNAKTFRTGPWNGLWFSGIPEVLSYSSLIEYRMEINWRQVTYGYIVKPGSAPTYVVLTDTGMVKRLVWDAKTQAWQTYYQGPRDVCDVYGKCGAFGLCNSSAAATSFCSCLKGFSPASPSAWNMKDTSGGCRRNVKLDCGGGRTTDGFLLLHAVKLPDTHNATVDKSITVDECRARCLANCSCLAYAAADIRGGGGGGSGCVMWTDDIVDLRYVDQGQDMYLRLAKIELPLPPPSSPSSSSRQFPTAVVAGASAAAVVAILIALLILVVVRKRRRRMKELTLYLIDRRGGSYLGCLIKDLEVFTGGEFNGCYVNAFGGNAKNSYL; this is encoded by the coding sequence ATGGAAGCAACCTGCagctacctcctcctcctctcgttcTTCCTACTACTTCCTCCCAGAGCCTTCGCGGCCGGAGCCGTTGCCGACACGTTCAGCAAGGGCCGCAACATCACTGACAACGAGACGCTTGTCTCCGCCGATGGCGCATTCACCATGGGTTTCTTCTCCCCCGGGGTGTCAACCAAGAGGTACCTCGGCATCTGGTTCTCCGTGTCCATAGACGCCGTCTGCTGGGTGGCCAACCGTGGCCGCCCCGTCAACGACAACTCCGGCGTGCTCATGGTCAGCGACGCTGGGAGCCTCCTCCTGCTAGACAGCTCCGGCCAGATCGTGTGGTCGTCGAACTCCACCAGCAACTCGCCGGTGGAGGCCCAGCTCATTAACTCCGGCGACCTCGTCCTCCGCAACCGGGGCAGCACTACCATGTTGTGGCATTCTTTCGACTACCCGTCGAACGTGTTGCTATCCGGCATGAAGGTGGGCAACGACTTCTGGAGCGGAGCCGAGTGGCACCTCACGTCGTGGCGTTCCGCGGACGACCCGTCGCTGGGGGCCTACCGCCGGGTGCTGGACACCACTGGCGGCCTCCCCGACAATGTCGTGTGGCAAGGCAACGCCAAGACGTTCCGCACGGGCCCGTGGAACGGCCTGTGGTTCAGCGGCATCCCGGAGGTATTGTCGTACTCGAGCTTGATCGAGTATCGGATGGAGATCAACTGGCGGCAGGTAACCTACGGCTACATTGTGAAACCCGGCTCGGCCCCAACCTATGTCGTGTTGACGGACACCGGCATGGTCAAGCGCCTGGTGTGGGACGCAAAAACCCAGGCATGGCAGACCTACTACCAGGGCCCCAGGGATGTCTGCGACGTCTACGGCAAGTGCGGGGCGTTTGGTCTGTGCAACTCCagtgcggcggcgacgtcgttCTGCAGCTGCCTCAAGGGGTTCAGCCCGGCGTCGCCATCAGCGTGGAACATGAAGGATACCTCCGGCGGATGCCGGCGAAACGTGAAGCTGGACtgtggcggcgggcggacgaCGGATGGTTTCCTCTTGCTGCACGCGGTGAAGCTCCCCGACACGCACAACGCGACGGTGGACAAGAGCATCACCGTCGACGAATGCAGGGCCAGGTGCCTCGCCAACTGTTCGTGCTTGGCCTACGCCGCGGCTGACatccggggcggcggcggcggcggcagcggttgCGTCATGTGGACGGATGATATTGTGGATCTTCGGTACGTCGACCAAGGCCAGGATATGTATTTGAGGTTGGCCAAGATTGagctcccgctgccgccgccgtcctcgccctcgtcgtcgtctcgGCAGTTTCCCACTGCGGTGGTTGCTGGTGCATCTGCGGCTGCCGTTGTCGCGATTCTTATTGCTTTGTTGATCCTGGTTGTGGTTAGGAAGCGTCGTCGAAGAATGAAAGAGTTAACCTTGTACCTAATTgacagaagaggaggaagctaTTTGGGTTGCCTGATCAAAGACTTGGAAGTGTTTACAGGGGGCGAGTTTAATGGGTGCTATGTGAATGCCTTTGGAGGGAATGCAAAGAACTCGTATTTATAG